In one Rhinopithecus roxellana isolate Shanxi Qingling chromosome 1, ASM756505v1, whole genome shotgun sequence genomic region, the following are encoded:
- the JAGN1 gene encoding protein jagunal homolog 1, with protein sequence MASRAGPRAAGTDGSDFQHRERVAMHYQMSVTLKYEIKKLIYVHLVLWLLLVAKMSVGHLRLLSHDQVAMPYQWEYPYLLSVLPSLLGLLSFPRNNISYLVLSMISMGLFSIAPLIYGSMEMFPAAQQLYRHGKAYRFLFGFSAVSVMYLVLVLAVQVHAWQLYYSKKLLDSWFTSTQEKKHK encoded by the exons ATGGCGTCTCGAGCAGGCCCGCGAGCGGCCGGCACCGACGGCAGCGACTTTCAGCACCGAGAGCGCGTCGCCATGCACTACCAGATGAG TGTGACCCTCAAGTATGAAATCAAGAAGCTGATCTACGTACATCTGGTCTTATGGCTGCTGCTGGTTGCCAAGATGAGCGTGGGACACCTGAGGCTCTTGTCACATGATCAGGTGGCCATGCCCTATCAGTGGGAATACCCGTATTTGCTTAGCGTTTTGCCCTCTCTCTTGggccttctctcctttccccgCAACAACATTAGTTACCTGGTGCTCTCCATGATCAGCATGGGACTCTTTTCCATCGCTCCACTCATTTATGGCAGCATGGAGATGTTCCCTGCTGCACAGCAGCTCTACCGCCATGGCAAGGCCTACCGTTTCCTCTTTGGTTTTTCTGCTGTTTCCGTCATGTACCTGGTGTTGGTGTTGGCAGTCCAAGTGCATGCCTGGCAGTTGTACTACAGCAAGAAGCTCCTAGACTCTTGGTTCACCAGTACACAGGAGAAGAAGCATAAATGA